One window from the genome of Marinobacter sp. LV10R510-11A encodes:
- a CDS encoding DUF368 domain-containing protein produces the protein MAMGAADIVPGVSGGTIAFITGIYFRLLEAINAVPGAVFKDLFRGRLGAFWQACDGTFLSTLLVGILVSIVTLASAISFMLAEYPILIWSFFFGLILASVWHMGRQARHYRATLLIPLVVGIVAAWWITTLSVGQLNPSALAFFAAGAVAICAMILPGISGSFILVIIGMYAPVLAAIKSFDIAFLLLFMAGCLVGLLSVARLITWAFHQFHDPVLALLTGFMIGALNKVWPWKQTLSWRTNSLGEQVPLSEVSISPGAFADLAGQDPQIAMVVVMAFAGIVLVLLVEWFGVRHQQGGAAAGIQ, from the coding sequence ATGGCGATGGGGGCGGCGGATATTGTCCCCGGCGTTTCCGGCGGCACCATCGCGTTTATAACCGGTATCTACTTCCGGCTTCTGGAGGCGATTAATGCGGTTCCGGGTGCCGTATTCAAGGACTTATTTCGAGGAAGGCTGGGCGCTTTCTGGCAAGCTTGTGACGGCACATTTCTTAGTACGCTGCTGGTGGGGATTCTCGTCAGCATTGTGACACTGGCTTCTGCGATTAGTTTTATGCTTGCCGAGTACCCGATCCTGATCTGGAGCTTTTTTTTCGGGCTCATTCTGGCGTCTGTTTGGCACATGGGCCGCCAGGCACGACATTACCGCGCCACCTTACTCATTCCTCTTGTTGTTGGCATTGTTGCCGCCTGGTGGATTACAACCCTATCTGTAGGCCAGCTCAACCCTTCTGCACTGGCATTTTTTGCCGCCGGCGCTGTGGCAATATGCGCAATGATTCTGCCCGGTATTTCCGGAAGTTTTATTCTGGTTATTATTGGCATGTACGCACCGGTTTTGGCGGCCATCAAATCTTTTGATATCGCTTTTTTGCTGCTGTTTATGGCAGGTTGCTTGGTGGGGTTGCTGTCGGTTGCAAGGCTAATTACCTGGGCGTTCCACCAGTTCCACGACCCAGTGCTTGCTCTGCTTACAGGCTTCATGATTGGCGCACTGAATAAGGTCTGGCCCTGGAAGCAGACGCTTAGTTGGCGAACCAACAGTTTGGGAGAACAGGTACCGCTGAGCGAGGTCAGTATCAGCCCTGGGGCATTTGCGGATCTCGCCGGTCAGGATCCGCAGATTGCCATGGTTGTGGTAATGGCTTTTGCTGGTATTGTTCTTGTTTTGCTGGTTGAGTGGTTTGGTGTGCGCCATCAGCAAGGGGGCGCCGCCGCCGGTATCCAATGA
- a CDS encoding protein-L-isoaspartate(D-aspartate) O-methyltransferase, protein MTGELQGIGMTSRRTRMRLVQRLKQSGIESDRVLEVMGQIPRHIFLDEALSHRAYEDTSLPIGYGQTLSQPYIVARMTELLLKHEPARVLELGTGSGYQTAVLSQLFGQIYSVERIKPLQDRARDRLRQLNIRNAMLKHADGGMGWPERGPFDGIIVTAAPMEVPTELLDQLADGGVLVAPVGEEQQVLVEVIRNGDRFERRELEPVRFVPLLGGVVR, encoded by the coding sequence GTGACTGGCGAGCTTCAGGGTATAGGGATGACGTCCAGACGCACGCGCATGCGTTTGGTGCAGCGCCTCAAACAATCGGGTATCGAGTCAGATCGCGTTCTGGAAGTAATGGGGCAGATACCGCGCCACATTTTTTTGGATGAGGCGCTGTCGCATCGGGCTTATGAGGACACGTCACTGCCTATCGGGTATGGTCAGACGCTGTCGCAACCCTACATTGTCGCCCGAATGACCGAACTGCTGCTCAAGCATGAACCCGCCAGAGTACTGGAGCTAGGCACGGGGTCCGGTTATCAAACCGCTGTGTTGTCACAGCTCTTTGGTCAGATTTACAGTGTTGAGCGCATCAAGCCACTTCAGGATCGTGCCCGGGATCGGCTGCGGCAACTTAATATCCGGAATGCCATGCTTAAGCATGCAGACGGCGGTATGGGTTGGCCAGAAAGAGGGCCGTTTGACGGCATTATTGTGACTGCCGCTCCAATGGAGGTGCCAACTGAGCTGCTGGACCAACTTGCAGATGGTGGTGTTTTGGTGGCACCTGTTGGTGAAGAGCAGCAAGTACTTGTTGAAGTAATCCGCAACGGTGACCGATTTGAACGCCGTGAGCTGGAGCCCGTTCGCTTTGTGCCCTTGCTGGGCGGGGTTGTCCGTTGA
- the surE gene encoding 5'/3'-nucleotidase SurE, which yields MRILLSNDDGVHSPGLVALYEGLKGLGDLEVVAPDRDHSGASNALTLNRPLTVEQHPNGFRSIDGTPTDCVHLAVNGLFKEPFDRVVSGINTHANLGDDIIYSGTVAAATEGRHLGLPAIAVSLVSEGRNHYDTAARVVRMLLESSRPFVLGPRSILNVNVPDIPWEELAGFRVTRLGDRERAEGAVPMTCPRGRERYWIGAAGKGGDAGPGTDFHAVSQGYVSLTPVHIDMTRHEALVSLRTWVDSLQASMGDGA from the coding sequence GTGCGTATTCTGTTATCAAATGATGACGGTGTTCATTCACCGGGACTGGTAGCCCTATATGAAGGCCTCAAAGGCCTAGGTGACCTTGAAGTAGTCGCACCGGACAGGGATCACAGTGGTGCCAGCAATGCCTTAACGCTTAACCGCCCCCTTACGGTTGAGCAGCACCCCAATGGTTTTCGATCTATCGACGGTACGCCTACCGATTGCGTGCATCTGGCGGTTAATGGGCTGTTTAAAGAGCCGTTCGACCGGGTGGTTTCCGGTATTAACACCCACGCTAATCTGGGTGACGATATCATCTATTCTGGCACCGTAGCGGCCGCAACTGAAGGCCGTCATCTTGGGTTGCCTGCGATTGCCGTGTCTTTGGTGAGTGAGGGGCGCAATCATTACGACACGGCTGCAAGGGTCGTGCGCATGCTTCTCGAAAGTTCACGTCCTTTTGTTTTGGGGCCTAGATCCATTCTGAATGTAAACGTGCCGGATATACCGTGGGAAGAGCTCGCAGGCTTTCGAGTGACCCGGTTGGGTGACCGGGAGCGCGCCGAGGGTGCTGTCCCTATGACGTGCCCACGGGGCAGGGAGCGTTACTGGATAGGTGCGGCCGGAAAAGGCGGCGATGCCGGCCCGGGAACCGACTTCCACGCTGTTTCACAAGGGTATGTCTCACTGACGCCGGTTCACATCGACATGACTCGCCACGAGGCGTTAGTGTCTCTCAGAACCTGGGTAGACTCTCTTCAGGCCTCCATGGGGGATGGTGCGTGA
- the truD gene encoding tRNA pseudouridine(13) synthase TruD: protein MSDSGTDTRKWRLDWPVSGGTRVSNAHLKTAPEDFRVREVLEEFPEQAEPSSVISVTGEGEHLCLRIEKTGDNTEFVAGELAKVADCRSFDVGFCGMKDRHAVTRQWFSLYRPGMMDDDAALIEKISERWPVKSAHRSVRKLRRGDHQGNHFTITLRQVSAGREVVESALERLKAQGAPNYFGPQRFGFGGGNLDRAVHIDPSALNRRGGHGKRRGQGKSAGGRDGRKNVLYFSAARSWFFNEVLAARVAEGSWRAALPGEPTEHATGPLWGDGGTSANGEVGQRERDTVALTPELASLFLATRMKPERRPLVAMAKSLSWSWLDDGGLELDFFLDPGQYATTVLSDIFELEDMSLGQHNKQHS from the coding sequence GTGAGTGATTCCGGAACTGACACAAGAAAGTGGCGGCTGGACTGGCCGGTATCGGGTGGCACTAGGGTATCCAATGCGCATTTGAAAACCGCGCCGGAAGATTTCCGGGTCAGGGAGGTGCTGGAGGAATTCCCGGAACAAGCGGAGCCTTCCAGTGTCATCAGCGTCACCGGTGAGGGTGAGCATCTGTGCTTACGCATCGAGAAAACCGGCGACAATACGGAATTTGTGGCGGGAGAGCTTGCGAAGGTTGCGGACTGTCGATCCTTTGATGTGGGGTTTTGTGGGATGAAAGACCGCCACGCGGTCACCCGCCAATGGTTCAGTCTTTATCGTCCCGGTATGATGGACGATGATGCGGCATTGATTGAGAAGATTTCAGAGCGCTGGCCGGTAAAATCAGCCCATCGCAGCGTGCGCAAATTGCGGCGTGGTGATCACCAAGGTAATCATTTTACGATTACGCTCCGGCAGGTAAGTGCTGGTCGCGAAGTTGTCGAAAGCGCGCTTGAGCGTTTGAAAGCCCAAGGCGCCCCCAATTACTTTGGCCCCCAGCGTTTCGGCTTTGGCGGCGGTAACTTGGATCGGGCGGTTCATATTGACCCTTCTGCATTGAACCGGCGCGGTGGGCATGGCAAGCGCAGGGGGCAGGGCAAGTCTGCCGGTGGCAGAGATGGCCGGAAAAACGTATTGTACTTTTCCGCCGCCCGCTCCTGGTTTTTTAACGAAGTTCTTGCGGCCCGAGTAGCCGAGGGCAGTTGGCGTGCAGCACTACCGGGCGAGCCTACTGAGCACGCAACTGGCCCGTTGTGGGGCGATGGCGGTACAAGCGCCAACGGTGAAGTAGGGCAACGAGAACGTGACACAGTGGCGCTGACACCGGAGCTGGCTTCTCTGTTTCTGGCGACTCGAATGAAGCCCGAGCGTCGGCCTCTGGTTGCCATGGCAAAGAGCCTGAGCTGGTCATGGTTGGATGATGGTGGATTGGAACTGGACTTTTTCCTCGATCCAGGCCAATACGCCACCACGGTTTTGAGTGATATTTTTGAGCTTGAGGACATGAGCCTCGGCCAACATAACAAACAACACAGCTAG
- the ispF gene encoding 2-C-methyl-D-erythritol 2,4-cyclodiphosphate synthase, whose translation MRIGQGFDVHAFGEGNAVVLGGVSIPYSQGLRAHSDGDVLLHALADALLGAVVLGDIGHLFPDTSAEWAGADSRDLLRRVIARVAEEGFGVLNVDTTIIAQAPKMAPHIEAMRLNIAKDLGIPASRVSVKATTSEKLGFTGRGEGIACQAVCLLAPVTL comes from the coding sequence ATGCGAATTGGTCAGGGTTTTGATGTTCATGCCTTCGGCGAAGGCAATGCTGTTGTTCTTGGCGGCGTTTCCATACCTTATAGTCAGGGCCTGAGAGCTCACTCTGATGGCGATGTGCTGTTGCACGCTTTGGCGGATGCTCTGCTGGGAGCGGTTGTCCTTGGGGATATTGGCCATCTGTTTCCGGACACCAGTGCTGAGTGGGCCGGTGCGGATAGCCGGGATCTGTTGCGCCGGGTGATTGCCCGAGTGGCGGAGGAAGGGTTTGGTGTTCTTAATGTCGATACTACGATCATTGCTCAGGCACCAAAAATGGCACCGCATATCGAGGCCATGCGCTTGAATATCGCGAAGGATTTGGGTATTCCGGCCAGCCGTGTGAGCGTAAAAGCGACCACCAGCGAGAAGCTGGGATTTACCGGCCGTGGTGAGGGTATTGCCTGCCAAGCCGTGTGTCTGCTTGCGCCGGTGACATTGTGA
- the ispD gene encoding 2-C-methyl-D-erythritol 4-phosphate cytidylyltransferase: MASSKHWLIVPAAGIGQRMLAERPKQYLRIDNRFILDITLSRMLDTGLFAGCMVPLNTEDHWWPNTDASKNDRIQTCNGGAERADSVLSALSALAGQAAADDWVLVHDAARPCVHSADLANLISTLSHHPVGGLLAAPVADTLKKAKLSQLPEVIGTVDRSQLWRALTPQMFRYAKLVEALERAFNEGQPVTDESSAMEFSGNMPVLVEGRSDNIKITVPADLDLAGFILSRF, from the coding sequence ATGGCCTCCTCTAAACACTGGTTGATTGTCCCCGCCGCCGGTATTGGTCAGCGCATGCTGGCCGAGCGCCCGAAGCAGTACCTCCGAATAGATAACCGCTTTATTTTGGATATCACGCTTTCGCGAATGCTTGATACCGGTTTGTTTGCCGGCTGCATGGTGCCTCTGAATACTGAAGATCATTGGTGGCCAAACACTGACGCCAGTAAAAATGACCGTATTCAGACCTGTAATGGCGGTGCCGAGCGGGCAGATTCTGTTCTTTCCGCCTTAAGCGCTCTGGCAGGGCAGGCTGCGGCTGACGACTGGGTGTTGGTTCATGATGCTGCCCGTCCTTGTGTTCACTCAGCCGATTTAGCGAATCTTATTTCGACTTTATCCCATCATCCTGTGGGTGGTCTTTTGGCGGCTCCGGTTGCGGATACGCTTAAAAAAGCGAAACTGAGTCAGTTGCCTGAGGTTATCGGTACAGTGGATCGAAGCCAATTATGGCGGGCGCTGACACCTCAGATGTTTCGTTACGCCAAGTTGGTTGAAGCGTTGGAGCGGGCGTTTAATGAGGGGCAACCGGTTACGGATGAGTCTTCTGCCATGGAGTTTTCCGGTAACATGCCGGTTTTAGTTGAGGGTCGGTCGGATAATATTAAAATTACCGTACCCGCTGACCTGGATCTTGCTGGTTTTATTCTTAGCCGGTTCTGA
- a CDS encoding septum formation initiator family protein translates to MKLLWAFMAVLILMLQVRLWVGEGSFAQVWTLEKSIAEQREGNAELATRNERLYAEVRNLRNEQGAVEERARMNLGLIRDDETFFLVIEH, encoded by the coding sequence ATGAAGTTGCTCTGGGCTTTCATGGCTGTTCTGATTCTCATGCTGCAGGTGCGCCTGTGGGTCGGGGAAGGCAGCTTTGCGCAGGTCTGGACGTTGGAAAAGTCGATTGCCGAACAGCGTGAGGGGAATGCCGAGCTGGCTACCCGTAATGAGCGCCTGTATGCGGAGGTGCGTAACCTTCGTAACGAGCAGGGCGCGGTGGAAGAGCGGGCGCGGATGAACCTTGGCTTGATTCGCGATGATGAAACCTTCTTTCTTGTTATTGAGCACTGA
- the eno gene encoding phosphopyruvate hydratase, whose product MTKIANIKAREVLDSRGNPTVEADVILEDGTLGRACAPSGASTGSREALELRDGDASRYLGKGVLKAVETINSKILEALKGKDAADQRGLDNIMLELDGTENKANLGANAILAVSLAAAKAAAESLGKPLYEHIADINGTSGKFSMPVPMMNILNGGEHADNNVDIQEFMVQPVAAKSFTEALRIGAEIFHSLKKVLKSQGLNTAVGDEGGFAPNLPSNEAALAIIQEAVEKAGYKLGKDITLALDCAASEFYKDGQYVLAGEGKSFDSAGFADYLAGLAERYPIVSIEDGMDESDWDGWKVLTDKIGDKVQLVGDDLFVTNTKILKRGIDTGVGNSILIKFNQIGSLSETLDAIKMAQDAGFTAVISHRSGETEDTTIADLAVATCAGQIKTGSLCRSDRVAKYNQLLRIEEVLGSKAPYRGLSEIKGQG is encoded by the coding sequence ATGACCAAGATTGCCAATATTAAAGCCCGTGAAGTTCTGGATTCCCGTGGCAACCCTACTGTGGAAGCGGACGTGATTCTGGAAGACGGTACTCTTGGCCGTGCTTGCGCACCGTCCGGTGCCTCGACAGGCTCCCGTGAAGCGCTGGAACTGCGTGATGGCGATGCGTCTCGGTATCTTGGTAAGGGCGTGCTTAAGGCAGTTGAGACCATTAACAGCAAAATTCTTGAAGCCCTGAAAGGCAAAGATGCAGCCGACCAGCGTGGGTTGGACAACATCATGTTGGAGCTGGATGGTACTGAGAACAAAGCTAATCTGGGCGCGAACGCTATTTTGGCTGTGTCATTGGCAGCGGCGAAAGCGGCAGCGGAGTCTCTGGGCAAGCCGCTCTACGAGCATATTGCTGACATCAACGGCACTTCAGGCAAGTTCAGCATGCCGGTGCCGATGATGAACATTCTGAACGGTGGCGAGCACGCGGATAACAATGTAGATATCCAGGAGTTCATGGTGCAGCCGGTTGCTGCTAAGAGCTTTACAGAAGCCTTGCGTATTGGTGCCGAGATTTTCCACAGCTTGAAGAAAGTGCTGAAGTCTCAGGGTCTGAACACCGCGGTCGGCGACGAAGGTGGCTTTGCTCCTAACCTGCCATCCAACGAAGCAGCTTTGGCTATTATCCAGGAAGCTGTTGAAAAGGCGGGTTACAAGCTGGGTAAAGACATTACCCTAGCTTTGGATTGCGCCGCTTCCGAGTTTTACAAAGATGGCCAGTACGTATTGGCTGGTGAAGGCAAGAGCTTTGATTCTGCGGGCTTTGCCGATTACTTGGCGGGCCTTGCCGAGCGTTACCCCATCGTATCTATTGAAGATGGCATGGACGAAAGCGATTGGGACGGCTGGAAAGTGTTGACCGACAAGATCGGGGACAAAGTACAGCTGGTGGGCGACGATCTGTTTGTGACCAACACTAAAATCCTTAAGCGTGGTATCGACACGGGTGTGGGCAACTCCATTCTGATCAAGTTCAACCAGATTGGCAGCCTTAGCGAGACTTTGGATGCCATCAAGATGGCGCAGGATGCAGGGTTTACTGCAGTGATTTCACATCGTTCCGGTGAAACGGAAGACACAACCATTGCGGATCTTGCGGTTGCTACCTGTGCGGGCCAGATCAAAACTGGGTCTCTTTGCCGTTCTGATCGTGTTGCCAAGTATAACCAGCTGCTGCGCATTGAAGAGGTGCTGGGTAGCAAGGCACCTTATCGTGGCCTGAGCGAGATTAAAGGGCAGGGCTGA
- the kdsA gene encoding 3-deoxy-8-phosphooctulonate synthase produces the protein MAQSTVTVADIDIANHKPFVLFGGMNVLESQELAFEVAEAYVEVCRKLGIPYVFKASFDKANRSSVTSFRGPGLDKGLQILADIKSKFGVPIIADVHEPAQAAPAAEVCDIIQLPAFLSRQTDLVVAMAETGAAINIKKAQFLAPHEMKHIITKCAEAGNDRIILCERGSSFGYNNLVVDMLGFGIMKSMDVPVMFDVTHSLQMPGGRSDSAGGRRAQVTDLALAGMSQGLAGLFLEAHPNPDEAKCDGPCALRLSQLEPFLQRVKAVDDLVKSFKPIDTA, from the coding sequence ATGGCTCAGAGCACCGTTACTGTTGCTGATATCGATATCGCTAACCACAAGCCATTTGTGCTGTTTGGCGGTATGAACGTTCTGGAATCCCAGGAGCTGGCATTCGAAGTTGCTGAAGCCTACGTTGAGGTGTGTCGCAAGCTGGGCATTCCCTATGTATTCAAAGCTTCTTTCGATAAAGCGAATCGTTCTTCGGTGACGTCTTTCCGGGGGCCAGGGCTCGATAAAGGCTTGCAAATACTGGCTGATATTAAGAGCAAGTTCGGTGTTCCGATTATTGCCGATGTGCATGAACCGGCTCAGGCGGCGCCTGCGGCAGAGGTGTGTGACATCATCCAGTTGCCCGCATTTTTGAGCCGCCAGACGGACCTGGTGGTTGCCATGGCGGAAACCGGCGCGGCGATCAATATCAAGAAAGCCCAGTTTTTGGCCCCACATGAGATGAAGCACATCATCACCAAATGTGCAGAGGCCGGAAACGACCGGATTATCTTGTGCGAGCGTGGCAGCAGCTTTGGGTATAACAACCTTGTAGTGGACATGCTCGGCTTTGGCATCATGAAATCCATGGATGTGCCGGTTATGTTTGATGTGACCCACTCATTGCAAATGCCGGGTGGCCGCTCAGATTCTGCCGGTGGGCGCCGTGCTCAGGTAACAGATCTCGCGCTGGCGGGAATGTCTCAGGGGTTGGCGGGGCTGTTTTTAGAGGCGCACCCGAACCCAGATGAAGCTAAATGCGATGGCCCTTGTGCACTGCGGTTGAGCCAGCTGGAGCCTTTCCTGCAGCGGGTCAAGGCGGTTGATGATCTTGTGAAGAGTTTTAAACCTATCGACACCGCCTGA
- a CDS encoding CTP synthase yields MTRYIFVTGGVVSSLGKGIASASLAAILEARGLKVTILKLDPYINVDPGTMSPFQHGEVFVTEDGAETDLDLGHYERFIRTPMSRRNNFTAGRVYEEVIRKERRGDYLGGTVQVIPHITDEIKRRVVEGAAGADVALVEVGGTVGDIESLPFLEACRQLKVEVGSSRALFMHLTLVPYIATAGEIKTKPTQHSVKEMRSIGLQPDILLCRSDHEVDVSSRRKIALFTNVEERAVIPMRDAKFIYAIPRMLHEHGLDQLVVEHFRLDAREADLSEWDNVVEALMNPEHEVTIAMVGKYMELLEAYKSLIESLLHAGIKTRTKVKINYIDSEDIERDGTQALDSADAILVPGGFGERGVEGKIRTVQYARENKVPYLGICLGMQVAVIEYARNKAGLVDAHSTEFREHTPEPVIGLMTEWLDSTGEREERTDNSDRGGTMRLGAQDCVLTEGSNIANCYGKKTIRERHRHRYEVNNHFLPQLEAAGLQVTGRSTDGKLVEVVEVEDHPWFVACQFHPEFTSTPRDGHPLFKGFVEAALANRKESR; encoded by the coding sequence ATGACGCGTTATATTTTCGTCACCGGCGGTGTTGTGTCCTCACTGGGGAAAGGAATCGCATCAGCCTCCTTGGCTGCGATCCTCGAGGCACGGGGCCTGAAGGTTACTATCCTCAAGCTGGACCCGTACATTAACGTGGACCCAGGTACCATGAGCCCGTTCCAGCATGGTGAAGTCTTTGTTACCGAAGACGGCGCTGAAACAGACCTCGATCTTGGCCACTATGAGCGCTTCATCCGCACGCCGATGAGCCGTCGTAATAACTTTACCGCCGGTCGTGTATACGAAGAGGTTATCCGCAAAGAACGTCGCGGTGATTATCTTGGTGGCACCGTACAGGTTATTCCTCACATCACTGATGAGATCAAACGTCGTGTGGTTGAAGGTGCAGCCGGCGCCGATGTGGCTCTGGTTGAAGTAGGTGGAACCGTTGGCGATATTGAATCCCTGCCGTTTCTTGAGGCCTGCCGCCAGTTGAAGGTTGAAGTGGGCTCCAGTCGCGCGCTCTTCATGCACCTGACATTGGTGCCATACATTGCCACGGCTGGCGAAATCAAAACCAAACCGACCCAGCACTCTGTGAAAGAAATGCGTTCCATCGGTTTGCAGCCAGATATTTTGCTGTGCCGCTCCGACCATGAGGTCGACGTTAGTTCGCGCCGGAAAATCGCTCTGTTCACGAACGTTGAAGAGCGTGCCGTTATTCCGATGCGCGATGCCAAGTTTATTTACGCTATTCCCCGCATGCTGCACGAGCATGGACTGGACCAGCTGGTTGTCGAGCACTTCAGGCTTGATGCCCGCGAGGCGGATCTTAGTGAATGGGATAACGTCGTCGAAGCACTGATGAACCCGGAGCACGAAGTGACGATTGCCATGGTCGGCAAGTACATGGAGCTGCTCGAGGCCTACAAGTCGCTGATAGAATCTCTGCTCCATGCAGGCATCAAGACTCGCACCAAGGTAAAGATCAATTACATTGATTCTGAAGATATCGAGCGCGACGGTACTCAAGCGCTCGACAGTGCGGATGCGATCTTAGTTCCTGGCGGCTTCGGCGAACGCGGTGTAGAGGGCAAGATCCGCACCGTGCAATATGCCCGTGAGAACAAAGTGCCTTATCTGGGTATCTGCCTGGGTATGCAGGTGGCCGTTATTGAATACGCCCGTAACAAGGCGGGCTTAGTGGATGCTCACAGTACCGAGTTCCGTGAGCACACGCCGGAGCCAGTGATTGGTCTGATGACTGAGTGGCTGGACTCTACCGGTGAGCGCGAAGAGCGCACCGACAATTCCGATCGTGGCGGCACCATGCGCCTGGGCGCTCAGGATTGTGTACTGACCGAAGGCTCGAATATTGCCAATTGCTACGGTAAAAAAACCATTCGCGAACGCCACCGTCACCGTTACGAGGTGAACAACCACTTCTTGCCGCAGCTAGAAGCGGCAGGCCTGCAGGTTACTGGGCGTTCCACTGATGGCAAGCTAGTAGAGGTGGTGGAAGTTGAAGACCACCCTTGGTTTGTTGCCTGCCAGTTCCACCCCGAATTCACCTCCACTCCTCGCGACGGCCATCCGCTGTTCAAGGGCTTTGTGGAAGCAGCTCTGGCGAACCGTAAGGAATCCCGGTAA
- the tilS gene encoding tRNA lysidine(34) synthetase TilS produces MSAPVKAVSGYRRLWVALSGGLDSTLLLHLAAHCHPGIRAVHINHQLQANAGETETFCRNLCAELGVPLTVQPVTVELGSGPGEGLEETARKARYHAFEAILEPGDVLLMAHHGDDQAETVLFRMFRGSGVAGLAGMPQSRPLGRGHLARPLLDFERSELERHAHLAGISWVDDPSNTDQRFDRNFLRLGILPALKKRWSGLNQRLRHTASACSESDFLNQQLAELQWRGLGAYERRLPVAGLNALSLAEQKNLLRWWIRRAGYSSPSINDWSQVLHDLLQAAEDRSPELRANGFSLRRFQGELYLDPELPDLPHEPVLLEPGQPVSWGEWTIKLMPVATEITDVQPIRICTRQGGERLRFRLDGPSKSLKKWLQEQAVPPWERGRLPLVFKGLEGEEELIAIGDLWCSEQYSGSAPEAVWQLMVERDCN; encoded by the coding sequence TATCAATCACCAGCTTCAAGCCAATGCCGGTGAGACGGAAACCTTCTGCCGGAACCTGTGCGCCGAGCTGGGTGTGCCTCTTACGGTTCAACCGGTGACGGTTGAGCTCGGCAGCGGCCCTGGTGAGGGGCTTGAAGAAACGGCTCGCAAGGCCCGCTATCACGCTTTCGAGGCAATTCTTGAGCCTGGCGACGTTCTGCTAATGGCCCATCACGGTGATGATCAGGCCGAAACGGTGCTCTTCCGTATGTTCCGTGGCAGCGGCGTGGCTGGTCTTGCAGGTATGCCGCAGAGTCGCCCGTTGGGGCGCGGCCACCTTGCCCGGCCATTGCTGGACTTTGAGCGATCAGAGCTTGAGCGCCACGCACATCTGGCTGGGATTTCATGGGTTGATGACCCCAGCAATACCGATCAACGGTTCGACCGTAACTTTCTTCGCCTTGGTATTCTGCCCGCGCTGAAAAAGCGCTGGTCGGGGTTGAATCAGCGCCTTCGACACACTGCGAGCGCGTGTTCGGAAAGTGATTTTTTAAATCAGCAGCTGGCGGAATTACAGTGGCGGGGGTTGGGAGCGTATGAGCGACGCCTGCCGGTCGCAGGATTAAACGCCCTTTCTCTCGCGGAACAGAAAAACCTTCTGCGCTGGTGGATCCGGCGTGCCGGATATTCTTCCCCTTCAATCAATGACTGGTCGCAGGTACTGCATGATCTATTGCAGGCGGCGGAAGACCGATCTCCCGAGTTACGGGCAAACGGTTTTAGTCTGCGGCGCTTCCAAGGCGAGCTTTACCTAGACCCCGAATTGCCTGATTTGCCGCACGAGCCTGTGCTGCTGGAGCCAGGCCAGCCAGTTAGCTGGGGCGAGTGGACAATCAAGCTGATGCCAGTAGCTACAGAAATAACGGACGTGCAGCCAATACGAATATGTACGAGGCAGGGTGGAGAACGCTTACGTTTTCGCTTGGATGGCCCCTCTAAATCGCTCAAAAAATGGCTTCAGGAACAGGCAGTTCCACCCTGGGAAAGGGGTCGTTTACCCCTGGTTTTCAAGGGCCTGGAGGGTGAAGAAGAGCTGATCGCTATTGGCGATTTGTGGTGTTCTGAGCAATACTCGGGAAGCGCGCCTGAGGCAGTCTGGCAGCTGATGGTAGAGCGGGATTGTAATTGA